Genomic segment of Bacteroidota bacterium:
TGCCTATAAAATCAACCATTCTCATTAAACAAATGTTCAGTTAAAGATATTTAATTTCCTAAAGGCATTGTAATTATTTTACTTTGTATGTGCTTAATTTAAAATTCCATGTCTAAAAAGAAAAATAATCTTCAATTCGGATCTCTTTGTGTTCAACCTTCAAAGATCACAAAAAAGATCTCTCCTCATACGGAACCCATTTATGCTACAACCGCATATACCTTCGATTCCACAGAGGAGGCTATGAAATTATTTGATGATCAGTTTCAGGGATATGTGTATTCCCGCTGGTCAAATCCCACTGTTGAAATGGCCGAAAATAAAATTGCCGCCTTGGAAACGCATGGTTCGGATATTAAGGCGAAAGCCCAATTATTCAGCAGTGGAATGGCAGCAATTTCTTCAGCGATGATGGCTTGTTTAAATTCCGGTGAAAAATTGCTCACCCAAAATCAACTCTATGGCACCACCGACGAATTAATTCAAAAACAACTCGCTTCATTCGGAATTGAAAATGAACGTTGCGATCTGAATGATCTTGATAAAGTAGAAAATATTATTAAAAAAGATAATTCCATTAAATTAATTTATCTTGAAACACCATCCAACCCAATGATGGAAGTTTACGATATAAATGCTATTTCCAAACTGACAAATAAATATAAGATAAAAGTAGCAGTTGATAATACCTTTGCTTCTCCTTATTGTCAACAACCATTGATTTCAGGTGCTGATCTAGTTATACATTCCACAACAAAATATTTAAATGGACATGGATCAGGATTAGGTGGAGTAGTGGTAGGAAAAGATATTAAATTCATGAAAGAAAATGTCT
This window contains:
- a CDS encoding aminotransferase class I/II-fold pyridoxal phosphate-dependent enzyme, coding for MSKKKNNLQFGSLCVQPSKITKKISPHTEPIYATTAYTFDSTEEAMKLFDDQFQGYVYSRWSNPTVEMAENKIAALETHGSDIKAKAQLFSSGMAAISSAMMACLNSGEKLLTQNQLYGTTDELIQKQLASFGIENERCDLNDLDKVENIIKKDNSIKLIYLETPSNPMMEVYDINAISKLTNKYKIKVAVDNTFASPYCQQPLISGADLVIHSTTKYLNGHGSGLGGVVVGKDIKFMKENVWTKIKLLGANSNAFDAWLILQGLKTLEIRMQRHCANAKKVAEFLRDHKKVAQVNYCGFKEHPQHKIIKKQMRDFSGMLSFDLKGGLKAGKQLMNSVKLCNMVTTLGTLDTLIQHPASMTHVNVPRARRIAGGITDGLVRLSVGIENVEDIIADLEQGLK